A segment of the Candidatus Brevundimonas phytovorans genome:
GTCGCTCGACAGGCGTTGGCGGACGCCTGGCTGGAGGTCCGGCCGGCCCTGGTGCGGTTCCTGACGGCGCGGACGGGGTCATCGGCGGCGGCGGAGGACCTGGCGCAGGATGTCTGGCTGCGGCTTCAGACCCTGACGGAGGCGGCGGCGGCCGAGGTGCGCCATCCGCAGGCCTTCCTCTATCGCATGGCGGCCAATCTGGCGCTGGACGCCTCCAAGGCCCAGAGGCGGGCCGGGGCGCGGGACCTGGAATGGCGACGCGCCCGCGCCGCCGACGCGGCTGAGGCCGAGGACGCGCCGTCGGCGGAGGACGCGGTCTGGGCGCGCTTGAAGCTGGAAAAGGTCATGGCGGCGATCGAACGGATGCCGCCCAAGGCCGCCCAGGCCTTTCGCCTGCACAAGCTCGGCGGGCTGAGCCAGGCCGAGGTCGCCGCGCGCATGGGGGTGTCGCTGAGCGCGGTCGAAAAATATGTCTCGGCCTCGCTGAAGGAGTTGCTGCTGCGGGTGGGGTGGCCATGACGACGCGATTTCGCCGTTTTTCATTGAGGGTGCGCGGCCGCCGCGTCGTCTCTCCCTCGAAGCCCGTTCGGGCCCGGACCGGATCATGACCGAGCACACAGTCGTCAGGGATGAGGAGATCGCCGCCCAGGCCGCCGCCTGGGTCGTGCGACTGCGCGCCGACGACGTTGCGGTCGAGGATCTGGCGGCGGCGACGGCCTGGATGGAGGGAGACCCGGCGCGGCGCAGGGCCTTTGACGAAGCCGAGGGCCTGTGGGCCGCGACCGACGGGCTGACGGAAGCCGTGGCGCCCGTGGTCGACCTGGCGGCGCATCGCGCCCGTCGCCGGGGTGTCGGGCGCCGCTGGCTGATCGCGGCGCCGGCGATGGCGGCGGCGGCGGCGGCGGCGGCGGTCATACTGGTTCCCCTGCTGCAGTCGGCGCCGGAGACGGTCTATCGCACCGCCCCGGGCGAGGTTCGCACGGTGTCGCTGGATGACGGGTCGCGGTTGCAGATCAACGGCGGCTCGACCCTGTCGGTGAGGATGGAGCGCGGACGTCGGCGTGTGCACATGGATCAGGCCGAGGTTCTGTTCGACGTGGCCCACGACGCGCGACGGCCCTTCCTGATCGACGTGGGCGAGAGCCAGGTCCGCGTTGTCGGCACGGCCTTCAACATCCGCCGCTCGGCCCAGGACACCGATGTTTCGGTGCTGCGCGGCGTGGTCGAGGTTTCCGATCTGGCCCAGCCGGCGCGCAAGGTCCGTCTGACGGTCGGTCAGGCGGTGCGGCGCAACGACGCCGAGGCGCGGATGGCCGTGGGGCGCGCCGATGTCGGCGCGGCGGCGGGCTGGACCCAGGGGCGTCGCGCCTATGACGACCGGCCCCTGTCCGAGGTCGCCGCCGACCTCAGCCGGGCCTTCCCGACCCCGGTGTCGGTGGCGCCCGATGCCGCGAATATCCGTTTTTCGGGCGTGATCCTGCTGGATGACGAGGATGCGGTGATCGCGCGGCTGGAACGCTTCCTGCCCGTCAAGGCCACTCGCGGCCCGCAGGGGGTTCGTCTAGAAAGGCGCTGAACCTTTGCGGACGTCGCCTCTTGATACGAGCCTGCCTCAGCGCCCTGATCGTCGCCTGCGGACTGGCGACGCCGACCGTCGGTTCGGCGCAGGACCGGTCATGGGTCGACGTCTCGGTCCCGCCCCAGCCCTTGCGATCCGCCCTGCTCGACTTCGGGCTGCAGGCCGGCGTGACCATCGACGTCGCCGGCAGCGAGCGATGCGGCCCCAGCCGCGGAGTGCGGGGCCGTCTGTCGGTTGATGCGGCGCTTGAGCGACTGACGCTGGGCGCCCGGTGCGCGGCGCGGCGCGTCAGTCCCGGCGCCTATCGGATTGTTCGCCTGGCGCCGCCGGCTGCGCCCGCCCGCACCGCGCCCGCGCCGCCGCCCGCCGATGTGACGACGCTGGGCGAGGTGGTGGTGACGGCCTCGCGGGCGGACAATCTGTTGCTGTCGCGCGCGCCCTACGGCTTGTCGTCGCTGGACGGGCTGACGCTGGAACAGGCCGGCGTGTCCGACCTGGCGGGGGTGGCGGCGCGCGTGGCGGGGCTGACCGTCACCAATCTGGGGCCGGGGCGGGACAAGCTGTTCATTCGCGGCATGGCCGACGGCCCGGTCGCAGGTCAGGCCCAGGCCCTGGTCGGCCTCTATCTGGATGATGTCCGCCTGACCTATGACGCGCCCGATCCGGCCCTGCGTCTGGCCGATATCGAACGGATCGAGGTGCTGCGGGGGCCGCAAGGGGCGCTCTATGGCGCCGGCTCCATGGGCGGCGTGGTGCAGGTGGTCAGCCGCGGGCCTGACCTGGCGGGGTTCTATGGCCGGGCGACCGCGGAGGCGGCCCTGACCGCGGGCGGCGCGCCCGGCGACGCCGTGGAGATGATGATCAACGCTCCCATTATCCGGGATCGGCTGGCCCTGCGCCTGGTCGGCTATGACGAGATGGTCGGCGGCTATGTCGACGATCCGGCGCTGGGGATCGACGACGGCGGCGACATGCGCCGCCAGGGACTGAGGGCCTCGACCCTGTGGCGCGCCCATCCGGCCTGGACCCTGCGAGCGGGTTTCCTGGCCCAGACCATCACAGTCGACGACAGCCAGTACGCCACCCTGGGGCCCGACAGGCCCTATGCGCGCCGACGTGGTCTGGAGGAGCCCAGCCGCAATGATTTCGACGCCGTCTGGGCCAGCATCGACGGCGACCTGGGCTGGGCGCGGCTGCGGGCCGCCTCAAGCCTGCAGGCTCACAGTCTGGACGCGCGATACGACGCCACCCCGTCGGCGGCCCTGTTCGGTCTGGCCGGGACGGCGGCGCTGGATCAGACCGACGACCTGTCCGCCGCGGTGCACGAGATCCGCCTGAACGGCGCCTGGGGGACGCGTCTCAGCTGGAGCGCGGGCCTGTTCTTTTCGGAATACACCCACGACCGGATCGTGGCGGTCTCGAACGGTCAGGGCGGCGAGGCGGTGGTGCGCCTGCATCGGCGGGATCATGTGGACGAGGCCGCCCTGTTCAGCGACGCCGCCTATGATCTGGGCGGCGGCTGGAAGATGACGGCGGGCGCGCGGCTGTTCCGCCTGGGCGTGGAGCATCGCAGCCAGACGAGCGAGGCGACCGGATCGTTCGAAGGCGAAGACCATCTGGTCGGCGTCGCGCCTCGGCTGGTGCTGGAATATGATCGGGGCCCCTGGGTCTTTTACGCGCTGGCGAGCGAGGGCTATCGCGGGCCGGGCTTCAACGCCGGCGCCCTGGGGCCGAGCGGAGAGCAGCCCTTTCGCGCCCTGCGTTCCGATGAAATCGTCGCCGGGGAGATGGGCGCGCGGTTCAGCCTTCTGCAAGGGCGGGTGCGAGGCCGCGCCGCCGTCTTCGTGGCCGACTGGCGCGACATCCAGTCTGACCGTTTCGACGCGCGCGGACTGCCCTTCACCGCCAATCTGGGCGACGGTCGCAACCGAGGCGTCGAGGGCGAGCTGGAATGGCGCGCCGGCCCGTGGACGCTGGACGGCCATGCCGTCATCAACGACCCGGAACTGACGCGGCCCGATCCGGGCTTCGCCCTGGGGCCTGACAGCCGTCTGCCTGCGGTCGCCGACTTCAGCGTCCAGGGCGGGGTGGTTCATGAAGCGCGACTGGCGCAGACCACGGTGCGGACGGAACTGCGTCTGGGTTATGTCGGCCCGACCGATATCGCCCTGTCTCCGACCTCGACAGGGGCGTCAGCCGGCTATCTGAGCAGCCAGATCGGGGTCAGCGCCGACATTGGCCGCTGGGGCGTCAGAGCCTCCGTGGACAATCTGTTCAACCGCAGCGACGACACCTTCAGCTTCGGCAATCCCTATTATCGCGCGGACGGCGTGCGCACGCCCCTGCGGCCTGTCACCGGACGTCTGGCCCTGACCGCCCGGTTCTGAAAGCCGAGCAGCGCGGGCCGCGAGCAACGGCGAGGCGTCTTGACCGTTGATCCGTGCCAAGGAGGTTTTCATGTCCTACTATCACAGCAGACGCACGCCCCGGTCGTTCGACGAGGCCGTGGCCCGGACGCGCGAGGCGCTGAAGGCCGAGCATTTCGGCGTCATCACCGAGATCGACATCGCCCAGACCTTCAAACAGAAACTGGATGTCGACTTTCGCCCCTACGTCATCCTGGGCGCCTGCAACCCTGCGGCCGCCTACGACGCCCTGAAGACGGAAGACAAGGTCGGGGTCATGCTGCCGTGCAACGTCATCATCCAGGCCTCGCCCTCCGGGGAAGGATGCGAGATCGCAGCGGTCGATCCGGTCGCCTCCATGTCGGCGATCGACAACCCGGCGCTGACGGCCAGGGCCGAGGAGATCGGGGCCAGCCTGCGTCGAGCCATCGACGCCGCCGTGACCTAGGAAGGCGCTGGTCATCCAGGCCGGCTTTGCGCCCGTCGAGAAGTAGAGGGCCAGACCCAGCATCAGAACGAAGCCGGGCAGCATGAAGCCGAGGCCGGCGAGGACGCCGCCGATCCGACCTTTCGCCCTCATGCCCAGATGGACGCAGAGCTCATGGGCTTCGGGGCCGGGCAGCTTGGCTGTGGCGTCCCGCGCTTAAAGCTGACACCATCCGGCGACGTCATTTGAGGGAAGGCCTTCATGATCACCCGTTTCGCCAGCAAGGATCGCTACAACGCCGTCGCGGCTGGGCTGCACTGGCTGATCGCCGGGCTGCTTTTCGTGGAAATCTATGTCGGCTGGACCTTTGGCGACATGGACCGGGGTGCGGCGCGCGATCTGTGGTTCGACTGGCACAAGACGCTGGGGATCTCGATTCTGGCGCTCAGTCTGGCCCGCCTGGGCTGGCGCGTGGCCAATCCGCCGCCGCCGCTTCCCGCCCGGACGCCGCGCTGGCAGCGGGTGCTGGCGGGGTTCAGCCATTTCGGCTTCTACCTGATCCTGATCGGCCTGCCGCTGACGGGCTGGGCGGCGGTCTCCACTGGGCGGGCAGCCCTGACCAGCGACATGATGACCCTGGTCGGCGGCCTGTCATGGCCCCTGATCCCCGGCCTGCCGCGCGTCCTGCATGAACCCATGGAAGGGGTTCACGAACTGCTGGTGAAGCTGACCTACGTCCTGGTCGTGCTTCACGTCGCGGCGGCCCTGAAGCACCAGTTCCTGGACAAGGGGCCGATGGCCGGCCGGATGTGGCCTTTCACGCGCGGCTGAGGCGGCTTCGGCGCGGGGAGCCCCCGATCAGGCGGCGACGCCGAACAGGCGACCGACGCCGGCCGTGATGGCCATGGCCAGAGCGCCCCAGAAGACCACCCGCGTGACGGATCGGCCGACGGGCGCGCCTCCGGCCCTGGCTCCCAATGCGCCTAGCAGGGCCAGGCCGATCAAGGCCGACCCGGCGACCCACAGGGCCAGGCTGGCCATGGGCGCGAAGGCGGCGACGACCAGGGGCAGGGCCGCCCCCGCTGAAAAGGTCACGGCCGAGGTGATGGCCGCCTGGATGGGTCGGGCGGTGGTGATCTCGGAGATGCCGAGTTCGTCGCGGGCGTGGGCGCCGAGGGCGTCGTGGGCCATCATCTGTTTGGCGACTTCCGTGGCCAGATCGGGCGTGACCCCGCGCGCGGCGTAGATCCCCGCCAGTTCCCGCACCTCGGCCTCGTGATCGCCGGCGAGCTCCGAGGTCTCGCGCGCCAGATCGGCCTTTTCCGTGTCGGACTGCGAACTGACCGAAACATATTCTCCCGCGGCCATCGACATGGCGCCGGCGGCGAGGCCTGCGACCCCCGCGACCAGGACCGCTCCGTGGCCGGAGGCGGCGGCGGCCACGCCGACGATCAGGCTGGCGGTCGAGACCAGACCGTCATTGGCCCCCAGCACCGCGGCCCTGAGCCAGCCGATGCGCTCGACTCGATGAGATTCCCTGTGAGGCATGGTCTTTCCTCCGCCCATCTTTGCAGCAGACGCCGAATGGGCCGCCGAGGCAAGATCGGGAGAAGGCGGCTTCGACGAGGCCGCATCAGGGCTGTCGGGTCCGATGCGGGCGTTTCTCTGGCCGCGCTTGTCTTGGCGCCGTTACGCTGGGGGGGTAGTCACCCGGCATCCTGTGGTGTTTTCGGTGTTCAAGATGATCTTCAGCCGCGTTCTGGTCCCGACCCTCGCGCTCGCCCTGATTTCGGGCGTCTCCCTTCCGGCGATGGCGCAGCAGGCGGCCCAGCCGGTCGCGGCCAGCGCGTCCGCCCAGCGCGCCGCGCCGGCCCTGGTCGTGACCATCGTGGTCGATCAACTGAGCGCCAACCTGTTCAACCAGTATCGCAGCCAGTTCACCGGTGGTCTGAAGACCCTGGCCGATCAGGGTCTGGTCTCGATCAACGGCTATCAGACGCATGGCGTCACCGTGACCTGCGCCGGCCATTCCACCGTCCTGACCGGCGTGCATCCGACGCACAGCGGCATCCCGGCCAATGACTGGATCGACACCACGACGGGCGAGGAGACCTATTGCCTGGCCGCGCCGCAAAACACGCTGGCGCACGGCAAGAACACCGACAACGGCCCGGTCGGGCCCGATCAGCTGAAGGCCTCGACGCTGGGCGACTGGCTGAAGAGCGTCAGCCCGACCAGCCGCGTCTTCGGCATCTCCGGCAAGGATCGCGGGGCGATCAACCTGGCCGGGCACAAGGCCGACGGCGCCTTCTGGCTGACGGCTGATTTCGGCTTCACCACCTATGTCGAGCCGGGTCAGTCGGCGGAAGCCAGGCTGGCGCCCGTGGCCGCGATCAATGCGCGGATGATCGAGCGGTTTACGCGCCAGGCGCCGGTGTGGAGCTACGCCCATGACGCCTGCCGCCGTCTGGAGGGCCAATGGGTGATCGGCGGTCAGACCTTCAACTCGACCGTGCCGCCGTCGAACTTCAGCCTCGACAGCTCGCCGATCCTGGATGAACTGACGCTGGAAGGCGCCGCCGCCCTCCTGGACGAGCAGCAACTGGGCCGTCGCGGCGTCACCGACATGCTGGGCGTCAGCCTGTCGGCCACCGACCGCATCGGTCACGGCTATGGCACGCAAGGCCCGGAGATGTGCGAGCAGATGCTGCGTCTCGACGCGGCGCTGGGCGTCTTTCTCGACAAGCTGTCGACCATCCCTGGCGGCGTGATCGTGACCCTGACCGCCGACCATGGCGGCTCAGACTTCCCCGAGCGCACCTCGGTCGAGGGCTATCCGGCGGCGGGTCGCGTGGACCGCGCCCTGATGCCGCGCGTCAATGATGCGCTGAAGGCCCGCTTCAAGCTGGACGCCAATCCCCTGGTGTCGTCGGCCGGCGGGTTGATCGTGGTCGATGCGGACAAGAAGTCGCTGGCCGAGCCGCTGCGCAGCCAGGTGCTGGCCGCCGCTGTGGACCTGCTGAACCAGGAACCGCAGGTCGCCCTG
Coding sequences within it:
- a CDS encoding FecR domain-containing protein, whose translation is MTEHTVVRDEEIAAQAAAWVVRLRADDVAVEDLAAATAWMEGDPARRRAFDEAEGLWAATDGLTEAVAPVVDLAAHRARRRGVGRRWLIAAPAMAAAAAAAAVILVPLLQSAPETVYRTAPGEVRTVSLDDGSRLQINGGSTLSVRMERGRRRVHMDQAEVLFDVAHDARRPFLIDVGESQVRVVGTAFNIRRSAQDTDVSVLRGVVEVSDLAQPARKVRLTVGQAVRRNDAEARMAVGRADVGAAAGWTQGRRAYDDRPLSEVAADLSRAFPTPVSVAPDAANIRFSGVILLDDEDAVIARLERFLPVKATRGPQGVRLERR
- a CDS encoding TonB-dependent receptor gives rise to the protein MIRACLSALIVACGLATPTVGSAQDRSWVDVSVPPQPLRSALLDFGLQAGVTIDVAGSERCGPSRGVRGRLSVDAALERLTLGARCAARRVSPGAYRIVRLAPPAAPARTAPAPPPADVTTLGEVVVTASRADNLLLSRAPYGLSSLDGLTLEQAGVSDLAGVAARVAGLTVTNLGPGRDKLFIRGMADGPVAGQAQALVGLYLDDVRLTYDAPDPALRLADIERIEVLRGPQGALYGAGSMGGVVQVVSRGPDLAGFYGRATAEAALTAGGAPGDAVEMMINAPIIRDRLALRLVGYDEMVGGYVDDPALGIDDGGDMRRQGLRASTLWRAHPAWTLRAGFLAQTITVDDSQYATLGPDRPYARRRGLEEPSRNDFDAVWASIDGDLGWARLRAASSLQAHSLDARYDATPSAALFGLAGTAALDQTDDLSAAVHEIRLNGAWGTRLSWSAGLFFSEYTHDRIVAVSNGQGGEAVVRLHRRDHVDEAALFSDAAYDLGGGWKMTAGARLFRLGVEHRSQTSEATGSFEGEDHLVGVAPRLVLEYDRGPWVFYALASEGYRGPGFNAGALGPSGEQPFRALRSDEIVAGEMGARFSLLQGRVRGRAAVFVADWRDIQSDRFDARGLPFTANLGDGRNRGVEGELEWRAGPWTLDGHAVINDPELTRPDPGFALGPDSRLPAVADFSVQGGVVHEARLAQTTVRTELRLGYVGPTDIALSPTSTGASAGYLSSQIGVSADIGRWGVRASVDNLFNRSDDTFSFGNPYYRADGVRTPLRPVTGRLALTARF
- a CDS encoding RNA polymerase sigma factor, producing the protein MPDAAPAVARQALADAWLEVRPALVRFLTARTGSSAAAEDLAQDVWLRLQTLTEAAAAEVRHPQAFLYRMAANLALDASKAQRRAGARDLEWRRARAADAAEAEDAPSAEDAVWARLKLEKVMAAIERMPPKAAQAFRLHKLGGLSQAEVAARMGVSLSAVEKYVSASLKELLLRVGWP
- a CDS encoding DUF302 domain-containing protein → MSYYHSRRTPRSFDEAVARTREALKAEHFGVITEIDIAQTFKQKLDVDFRPYVILGACNPAAAYDALKTEDKVGVMLPCNVIIQASPSGEGCEIAAVDPVASMSAIDNPALTARAEEIGASLRRAIDAAVT
- a CDS encoding alkaline phosphatase family protein, which gives rise to MIFSRVLVPTLALALISGVSLPAMAQQAAQPVAASASAQRAAPALVVTIVVDQLSANLFNQYRSQFTGGLKTLADQGLVSINGYQTHGVTVTCAGHSTVLTGVHPTHSGIPANDWIDTTTGEETYCLAAPQNTLAHGKNTDNGPVGPDQLKASTLGDWLKSVSPTSRVFGISGKDRGAINLAGHKADGAFWLTADFGFTTYVEPGQSAEARLAPVAAINARMIERFTRQAPVWSYAHDACRRLEGQWVIGGQTFNSTVPPSNFSLDSSPILDELTLEGAAALLDEQQLGRRGVTDMLGVSLSATDRIGHGYGTQGPEMCEQMLRLDAALGVFLDKLSTIPGGVIVTLTADHGGSDFPERTSVEGYPAAGRVDRALMPRVNDALKARFKLDANPLVSSAGGLIVVDADKKSLAEPLRSQVLAAAVDLLNQEPQVALAVSRDELLAEPIPASDNPEELSVRQRLRLSAVAERAPDIMRSYQPGLTGSGRVGGAVSSHGSPWDYDRRVPIIFWWPGAEGQERFLPMRTIDIAPTLAHLIGVKPTDAVDGRCMDLPQFANGRCETAKP
- a CDS encoding VIT family protein; protein product: MPHRESHRVERIGWLRAAVLGANDGLVSTASLIVGVAAAASGHGAVLVAGVAGLAAGAMSMAAGEYVSVSSQSDTEKADLARETSELAGDHEAEVRELAGIYAARGVTPDLATEVAKQMMAHDALGAHARDELGISEITTARPIQAAITSAVTFSAGAALPLVVAAFAPMASLALWVAGSALIGLALLGALGARAGGAPVGRSVTRVVFWGALAMAITAGVGRLFGVAA
- a CDS encoding cytochrome b/b6 domain-containing protein → MITRFASKDRYNAVAAGLHWLIAGLLFVEIYVGWTFGDMDRGAARDLWFDWHKTLGISILALSLARLGWRVANPPPPLPARTPRWQRVLAGFSHFGFYLILIGLPLTGWAAVSTGRAALTSDMMTLVGGLSWPLIPGLPRVLHEPMEGVHELLVKLTYVLVVLHVAAALKHQFLDKGPMAGRMWPFTRG